In a genomic window of Amycolatopsis japonica:
- a CDS encoding intein-containing Rv2578c family radical SAM protein yields MRWDRQRADGGEPVLPGLDGLLRSVRTPEFDSVTFHEVHAKSVLNKVPEGSGVPFGWTVNPYRGCSHACTYCLEGGTPVLMADGRTKPLAELAPGDAIYGTRGRGAGRRLVPTKVLAHWSTLKPAYRLSLDDGTSIVASGDHRFLTGRGWKHVTGTRFGAAQRPHLVGGTELVGFGRLARTPDDTLGYRAGYLCGMLRSGGFSAEKDAAGRALRYLPDFGASVGFVQVPPSPDSHWLRGFLAGLFDLAGSYRHGALRVTHDEQDIVSTFCSALGNFGFRYVRSENAKFRPLWTVQILGGPSEEVRFFHLADPAVGWKRSLDGLPIGRTRRKVTSIEPLGIELPLFDITTGTGDFIADGMVTHNCFARNTHTYLDFDAGRDFDTQVIVKVNAPEVLAAQLRRPSWTREHVAMGTNTDPYQRAEGRYKLMPRIITALADSGTPLSILTKGTVLARDLPLLESVSKDVPAGLAISLALLDEELQHRLEPGTPSPRARLDLIRKARDAGLPCSVLVAPVLPYLTDSVAALDALFSRLAEAGATRVTVLPLHLRPGAREWFARWLGREHPELVPKYRELYSRGAYLPKSYRERLGARVGPLLRRHGFGSRADDGERMQVTMPVQRAGEAVVPPAEQLKLL; encoded by the coding sequence GTGCGATGGGATCGACAGCGGGCGGACGGCGGCGAGCCGGTACTGCCCGGATTGGACGGGCTGCTGCGTTCGGTGCGCACGCCCGAGTTCGACAGCGTCACCTTTCACGAGGTGCACGCCAAATCCGTGCTGAACAAGGTGCCCGAGGGCTCGGGTGTCCCGTTCGGATGGACGGTGAACCCGTATCGCGGTTGTTCTCACGCGTGTACGTACTGCCTCGAGGGCGGCACGCCGGTCCTGATGGCCGACGGCCGGACGAAGCCGCTCGCGGAACTGGCGCCCGGCGACGCGATCTACGGGACGCGCGGGCGTGGCGCGGGGCGCCGTCTGGTGCCGACGAAGGTCCTCGCGCACTGGTCGACGCTGAAACCGGCGTACCGCCTGTCCCTCGACGACGGAACGTCCATCGTGGCCAGTGGCGATCACCGGTTCCTGACCGGTCGCGGCTGGAAACACGTCACCGGCACCCGGTTCGGCGCGGCGCAGCGGCCGCATCTGGTCGGCGGCACCGAACTCGTCGGCTTCGGGCGGCTCGCGCGCACCCCGGACGACACCCTCGGCTACCGCGCCGGATACCTGTGCGGAATGTTGCGCTCCGGCGGGTTCTCGGCCGAGAAGGACGCCGCGGGCCGCGCGCTTCGTTACCTGCCGGATTTCGGTGCGTCGGTCGGTTTCGTGCAGGTGCCGCCGTCGCCGGATTCCCATTGGCTGCGCGGATTCCTGGCCGGATTGTTCGATCTCGCCGGGAGCTACCGGCATGGCGCGTTGCGCGTCACCCATGACGAACAGGACATCGTCTCGACCTTCTGTTCCGCGCTGGGGAACTTCGGCTTCCGTTACGTCAGAAGTGAAAACGCCAAGTTTCGTCCGCTGTGGACGGTGCAGATCCTCGGCGGGCCTTCGGAGGAGGTGCGGTTCTTCCATCTCGCCGACCCCGCCGTCGGCTGGAAACGATCGCTCGACGGTCTCCCCATCGGCCGGACGAGACGGAAGGTGACGTCCATCGAGCCACTGGGCATCGAGTTGCCGTTGTTCGACATCACCACCGGCACCGGCGACTTCATCGCCGACGGCATGGTCACGCACAACTGTTTCGCCAGGAACACCCACACGTACCTCGACTTCGACGCCGGACGCGATTTCGACACGCAGGTGATCGTGAAGGTCAACGCGCCCGAGGTGCTGGCCGCGCAGCTGCGGCGGCCGAGCTGGACACGCGAGCACGTCGCGATGGGCACGAACACCGACCCCTACCAACGCGCCGAAGGCCGGTACAAGCTGATGCCGCGCATCATCACCGCGCTGGCCGATTCGGGCACGCCGCTGTCGATCCTGACCAAGGGGACCGTGCTGGCGAGGGATCTCCCATTGCTGGAATCGGTGTCGAAGGACGTGCCGGCCGGGCTGGCGATCTCGCTCGCGCTGCTGGACGAGGAGCTCCAACATCGTCTGGAGCCGGGGACGCCGAGCCCGCGGGCGAGGCTCGACCTGATCCGCAAAGCACGCGACGCCGGGTTGCCGTGTTCGGTGCTCGTCGCCCCCGTGCTCCCGTACCTGACCGACTCGGTGGCCGCGCTCGACGCCCTGTTCTCGCGGCTGGCCGAGGCGGGCGCCACGCGGGTCACCGTCCTTCCGTTGCATCTGCGGCCCGGCGCGCGGGAATGGTTCGCGCGCTGGCTCGGCCGGGAACATCCGGAGCTGGTGCCGAAATACCGCGAGCTGTACTCGCGCGGCGCGTATCTCCCGAAGTCCTATCGGGAGCGGCTCGGCGCCAGGGTCGGTCCGTTGTTGCGCCGTCACGGCTTCGGTTCCCGTGCGGACGACGGGGAACGGATGCAGGTGACGATGCCCGTGCAGCGGGCGGGGGAGGCGGTGGTGCCTCCGGCCGAGCAGCTCAAACTGCTGTAG
- the aspS gene encoding aspartate--tRNA ligase translates to MLRTHKAGTLRAEHAGQTVTLTGWVARRRDHGGVIFIDLRDASGVSQVVFREGEMAERAHQLRSEYCVRIVGEVSKRPEGNANAEIPTGEIEVLVTELEVLSEAAVLPFPIDDRVDVGEEVRLKHRYLDLRRSGPAAAMRLRSEVNRAAREVLHAQEFVEVETPTMTRSTPEGARDFVVPARLKPGSWYALPQSPQLFKQLLMVGGLERYYQIARCYRDEDFRADRQPEFTQLDIEMSFVEQDDVIALGEDIVTALWKLIGAEIPKPFRRISYAEAMEKYGSDKPDLRFDLELTDMTAFFADTPFRVFQAPYVGAVVMAGGADQPRRTLDAWQDFAKQRGHRGLAYILVNEDGTLGGPVAKNLSEKERETVAEAVGAKPGDCVFFAAGKPADARALLGATRLEIGSRLGLIDENAWSFVWVVDFPMFISAEESDDVAVGGGKWKALHHAFTSPTPEWIGKLADDPGNALAYAYDIVCNGNEIGGGSIRIHQQELQKQVFELMGLSEEEAQEKFGFLLDAFAFGPPPHGGIAFGWDRIVMLLAKAESLRDVIAFPKTGGGFDPLTAAPAPITAEQRKEAGIDAKPAPPVKN, encoded by the coding sequence GTGCTTCGCACCCACAAAGCCGGCACCTTGCGTGCCGAGCACGCCGGTCAGACGGTCACCCTCACCGGATGGGTGGCCCGGCGGCGCGATCACGGCGGCGTCATCTTCATCGATCTGCGCGACGCCAGCGGCGTGAGCCAGGTCGTCTTCCGCGAGGGCGAGATGGCCGAGCGTGCCCACCAGCTGCGCTCCGAGTACTGCGTCCGCATCGTCGGCGAGGTCTCGAAGCGCCCGGAGGGCAACGCCAACGCCGAGATCCCCACCGGCGAGATCGAGGTGCTGGTCACCGAGCTCGAGGTGCTGTCCGAGGCCGCCGTGCTGCCGTTCCCGATCGACGACCGCGTCGACGTCGGCGAAGAGGTGCGTCTCAAGCACCGCTACCTCGACCTGCGCCGCAGCGGCCCCGCGGCCGCGATGCGCCTGCGCAGCGAGGTCAACCGCGCCGCCCGCGAGGTGCTGCACGCCCAGGAGTTCGTCGAGGTCGAGACCCCGACCATGACCCGCTCCACCCCCGAGGGCGCCCGCGACTTCGTCGTCCCGGCCCGCCTCAAGCCCGGCTCCTGGTACGCGCTCCCGCAGTCGCCGCAGCTGTTCAAGCAGCTGCTCATGGTCGGCGGCCTCGAGCGGTACTACCAGATCGCGCGCTGCTACCGGGACGAGGACTTCCGCGCCGACCGGCAGCCGGAGTTCACCCAGCTCGACATCGAGATGAGCTTCGTCGAGCAGGACGACGTCATCGCGCTCGGCGAGGACATCGTGACGGCGCTGTGGAAGCTGATCGGCGCCGAGATCCCGAAGCCCTTCCGCCGCATCAGCTACGCCGAGGCGATGGAGAAGTACGGCTCGGACAAGCCGGACCTGCGCTTCGACCTCGAACTCACCGACATGACGGCGTTCTTCGCCGACACCCCGTTCCGCGTGTTCCAGGCGCCGTACGTCGGCGCCGTCGTGATGGCGGGCGGGGCCGACCAGCCGCGCCGCACCCTCGACGCCTGGCAGGACTTCGCCAAGCAGCGCGGCCACCGCGGGCTCGCCTACATCCTGGTCAACGAGGACGGCACGCTCGGCGGGCCGGTCGCGAAGAACCTGTCGGAGAAGGAGCGCGAGACGGTCGCCGAGGCCGTCGGCGCCAAGCCCGGCGACTGCGTCTTCTTCGCCGCCGGCAAGCCCGCCGACGCGCGTGCGCTGCTGGGTGCCACCCGGCTGGAGATCGGCAGCCGTCTCGGCCTGATCGACGAGAACGCCTGGTCGTTCGTCTGGGTCGTCGACTTCCCGATGTTCATCTCGGCCGAGGAGTCCGACGACGTCGCCGTCGGCGGCGGCAAGTGGAAGGCACTGCACCACGCCTTCACCTCGCCGACCCCGGAGTGGATCGGCAAACTCGCCGACGACCCCGGCAACGCGCTGGCCTACGCCTACGACATCGTCTGCAACGGCAACGAGATCGGCGGCGGCTCGATCCGTATCCACCAGCAGGAGCTGCAGAAGCAGGTCTTCGAGCTGATGGGCCTGTCCGAGGAGGAGGCGCAGGAGAAGTTCGGCTTCCTGCTCGACGCTTTCGCCTTCGGCCCGCCGCCGCACGGCGGGATCGCGTTCGGCTGGGACCGGATCGTCATGCTGCTGGCCAAGGCCGAGTCGCTGCGTGACGTGATCGCGTTCCCGAAGACCGGTGGCGGGTTCGACCCGCTGACCGCCGCTCCCGCGCCGATCACCGCGGAGCAGCGCAAGGAGGCGGGCATCGACGCCAAGCCCGCGCCGCCCGTCAAGAACTGA
- the crcB gene encoding fluoride efflux transporter CrcB, whose protein sequence is MAEPASVPRPRWDAFAAIGAGGALGSLARYGLSVAVPHSPGRFPLSTFATNVSGCLLIGVLTALLTAAKKPHRLLRPFLGVGILGGYTTFSTYATDTLDLVTAGRPFTGLAYAFATVAAALVAVYAGHEITRAVRK, encoded by the coding sequence ATGGCTGAACCGGCATCCGTCCCCCGCCCGCGATGGGACGCGTTCGCGGCCATCGGAGCGGGTGGCGCGCTCGGCAGTCTCGCCCGCTACGGCCTCTCCGTCGCGGTCCCCCACTCTCCCGGCCGGTTCCCGCTTTCCACCTTTGCCACCAACGTTTCCGGCTGTCTGCTGATCGGTGTCCTGACGGCGCTGCTGACCGCGGCGAAGAAACCGCACAGACTGCTACGGCCGTTCCTCGGGGTCGGGATCCTGGGCGGCTACACCACGTTTTCGACCTATGCGACGGACACACTCGATCTTGTGACGGCGGGACGTCCGTTCACCGGGTTGGCGTACGCGTTCGCCACGGTGGCCGCCGCACTGGTAGCCGTCTACGCCGGACACGAGATCACCCGCGCGGTGCGGAAATGA
- a CDS encoding DUF389 domain-containing protein — MLHLRAVCPPDRTDEAIRILRAHTGTAHLVVHHGVAVAPEGDLIEADIAREAADEIIESLCGLDLDHTGGITLEALDTAVSDAADKAEEAAPGEGADAVVWQELVGRSGEESRLTWTFQAFLTIACLLAAVGVITNSAVTIVGAMVVGPEFGPLAAMAVGLVLRRGDLVRQGGVALLGGFPIAMVITLGVVLVGNATGVLEVSKLADNHEVDFVYQVGIASLIVALLAGAAGMLSMTSAKSAALVGVFISVTTVPAAGYAVVAAVAGQWERCLYSAGQLLVNLIGIVAAAAIVLTLRRRGQRSRVTERPLSRG; from the coding sequence ATGCTCCACCTCAGGGCCGTGTGCCCGCCGGACCGGACCGACGAAGCGATCCGGATCCTGCGGGCGCACACCGGGACCGCGCACCTCGTGGTACATCACGGGGTGGCGGTCGCGCCCGAGGGCGACCTGATCGAGGCGGACATCGCCCGTGAGGCGGCCGACGAGATCATCGAGTCGCTGTGCGGGCTCGACCTCGACCACACCGGCGGCATCACGTTGGAAGCGCTGGACACCGCGGTGTCCGACGCCGCCGACAAGGCCGAGGAGGCCGCGCCGGGCGAAGGCGCCGACGCGGTGGTGTGGCAGGAACTCGTCGGCCGTTCCGGCGAGGAGTCCCGGCTCACCTGGACATTTCAGGCATTCCTGACCATCGCGTGCCTGCTGGCGGCGGTCGGTGTCATCACGAACTCGGCCGTCACCATCGTCGGCGCCATGGTCGTAGGGCCGGAATTCGGGCCGCTGGCCGCGATGGCGGTCGGCCTGGTGCTGCGCCGCGGCGATCTCGTGCGGCAGGGCGGGGTCGCGCTGCTCGGCGGTTTCCCGATCGCGATGGTGATCACCCTCGGCGTGGTGCTGGTCGGCAACGCCACCGGCGTGCTCGAGGTCAGCAAGCTCGCGGACAACCACGAGGTCGATTTCGTTTACCAGGTGGGAATCGCGTCGCTGATCGTCGCGCTCCTCGCCGGCGCCGCGGGCATGCTTTCCATGACGTCGGCCAAATCCGCCGCGCTCGTGGGCGTCTTCATCTCGGTGACGACGGTGCCCGCCGCCGGTTACGCGGTGGTCGCGGCCGTTGCCGGTCAGTGGGAACGGTGCCTTTATTCGGCCGGTCAGCTGCTGGTCAATCTCATCGGAATCGTTGCAGCTGCGGCCATTGTGCTGACATTGCGCCGTCGTGGGCAACGATCGAGGGTGACGGAACGTCCGCTTTCACGCGGATGA
- a CDS encoding phosphotransferase, producing MTVDTSSADDSTVGAGAETLAVAAAVAAGESVLTRRFGSAITLVAPEDLAGSGPATVVRARVASSPFALPRTLVIKHYPDPPEPGRPDPFAQEAVSYQLFTALAPEDRMCPELLAHDGRDRVLVIEDLGGVPTLHDKLHARDARGAERALLSWARSLGRLHATTASREPDFNALLRRLGGPVKNEDAPLPAVCAQLPGLLEELLDVETPEPVQQRVMEVAERAGAPSYRAFSPVDLSPDNNLVTSGGVRFLDFERGRVRSTLMDVAYLRLPFASSADALALPPGMSEAMIAAWRSEVVSVWPGLADEDALAEHLMDGQLLLLWVLTWEILPELDLDRHATPISREAALVTWWRELAKHSLRARLTHISEHATRVAAALGARLGPHADLAFYPAFR from the coding sequence ATGACAGTCGATACCTCCTCTGCCGACGATTCGACCGTCGGAGCTGGAGCCGAAACCCTCGCCGTGGCGGCCGCGGTCGCCGCCGGCGAGTCGGTCCTCACGCGCCGATTCGGCAGCGCGATCACCCTCGTCGCCCCCGAAGACCTCGCCGGCAGCGGCCCGGCCACGGTCGTGCGGGCGCGGGTGGCGTCGTCGCCGTTCGCGCTGCCGCGCACCCTGGTCATCAAGCACTACCCCGATCCACCCGAACCGGGACGGCCCGATCCGTTCGCGCAGGAGGCGGTCAGCTACCAGCTGTTCACCGCGCTCGCGCCGGAGGACCGGATGTGCCCGGAGCTGCTGGCGCACGACGGCCGGGACCGTGTCCTGGTGATCGAAGACCTCGGCGGCGTCCCGACACTGCACGACAAGCTCCACGCCCGTGACGCCCGCGGCGCCGAACGTGCCTTGCTGTCCTGGGCCCGGTCGCTGGGCAGGTTGCACGCGACCACGGCGAGCCGTGAGCCCGATTTCAACGCGCTGCTGCGCCGTCTGGGCGGCCCGGTCAAGAACGAGGACGCTCCGCTGCCCGCGGTCTGCGCGCAACTGCCGGGCCTGCTGGAGGAACTGCTCGACGTCGAGACGCCGGAGCCGGTGCAACAGCGGGTCATGGAGGTCGCCGAGCGGGCGGGCGCGCCGTCGTACCGCGCGTTCAGCCCCGTCGATCTCAGCCCGGACAACAACCTCGTGACCAGCGGCGGAGTGCGGTTCCTCGACTTCGAACGCGGCCGGGTGCGCAGCACCCTGATGGACGTGGCGTACCTGCGGCTCCCGTTCGCGTCGAGCGCGGACGCGCTGGCCCTGCCGCCGGGTATGAGCGAGGCGATGATCGCGGCCTGGCGGTCCGAGGTCGTCTCGGTCTGGCCCGGGCTCGCGGATGAGGACGCGCTGGCCGAGCATCTGATGGACGGTCAGCTGCTCCTGCTGTGGGTCCTCACCTGGGAGATCCTCCCGGAGCTGGACCTGGACCGGCACGCGACGCCGATCAGCCGGGAGGCCGCGCTCGTCACCTGGTGGCGGGAGCTGGCCAAACACTCGCTGCGTGCGCGGCTGACGCATATCTCCGAGCACGCCACCAGGGTCGCCGCGGCCCTCGGCGCCCGGCTCGGGCCGCACGCCGATCTCGCGTTCTATCCCGCGTTCCGGTGA
- a CDS encoding sucrase ferredoxin — MTAQLSDTEAPPAALPGCATVARMLGASPAGTAADMRCWLLIEQPGPWPADALENVLDEAFPAERRELLENLRRSHGLRPLLIRRPGKHQRDPDRPRSVYVGGGEPGNRWLERLEIHDLGELATLDLEAVAEGAGGLGTRVDGPLFLVCTHGTKDMCCAVLGRPLASALNTNHPGRSWEVSHVGGDRWAGNLLVVPDGFLHGQLNPAEAGLVAKAALRGQVEPEQLRGRTSARTAWAQFAEIALRRRLDLPGLDDVLAVQEEPLLESDARVVTVRGGEDFYSVTVRRRSAAPRGESRCAGLIQPAGYVADEITKL, encoded by the coding sequence ATGACCGCTCAGCTCTCGGACACGGAAGCGCCGCCCGCCGCGTTGCCGGGCTGCGCGACCGTCGCGCGCATGCTCGGGGCGAGCCCTGCCGGCACCGCGGCGGACATGCGGTGCTGGCTGCTCATCGAACAGCCGGGCCCCTGGCCCGCGGACGCGCTGGAAAACGTCCTCGACGAGGCCTTCCCCGCCGAGCGGCGTGAGCTGCTCGAGAACTTGAGACGGTCGCACGGGCTCCGTCCGCTGCTCATCCGCCGTCCCGGCAAACATCAGCGTGACCCGGATCGCCCCCGTTCCGTGTACGTCGGCGGGGGCGAACCGGGCAACCGCTGGCTGGAACGCCTCGAAATCCACGACCTCGGTGAACTGGCCACGCTGGACCTCGAAGCCGTCGCGGAAGGCGCCGGCGGGCTCGGCACCCGCGTGGACGGGCCGCTGTTCCTGGTCTGCACCCACGGCACCAAGGACATGTGCTGCGCGGTGCTCGGCCGCCCGCTGGCCTCGGCGCTCAACACCAACCATCCCGGCCGGTCCTGGGAGGTCAGCCACGTCGGCGGCGATCGCTGGGCGGGCAACCTGCTGGTGGTCCCCGACGGTTTCCTGCACGGCCAGCTCAACCCGGCCGAAGCGGGGCTGGTCGCCAAGGCCGCGCTGCGCGGTCAGGTCGAACCGGAGCAGCTTCGCGGCCGGACGTCCGCCCGGACGGCGTGGGCGCAGTTCGCGGAGATCGCGCTCCGGCGGCGGCTGGATCTCCCCGGCCTGGACGACGTGCTCGCCGTCCAGGAGGAGCCGCTGCTCGAATCCGACGCGCGGGTCGTGACCGTGCGCGGCGGCGAGGACTTCTACTCGGTGACCGTGCGGCGGCGTTCGGCCGCGCCGCGCGGGGAAAGCCGGTGCGCGGGGTTGATCCAGCCCGCCGGATACGTGGCCGACGAGATCACGAAGCTCTAG
- the crcB gene encoding fluoride efflux transporter CrcB produces the protein MTVLFVALGGGLGAILRFLTDRRVQAWRKSAFPWGTLTVNVVGSAILGALTGWALHGGQPDTVRALLAVGFCGGLTTFSTFGYETLLLFTGKRRARAVLYVGVTMAAGIGAAAIGLLIASAIWR, from the coding sequence ATGACCGTTCTGTTCGTCGCGCTCGGCGGCGGCCTCGGCGCGATCCTGCGATTCCTGACCGACCGGCGCGTCCAGGCCTGGCGGAAATCCGCGTTCCCGTGGGGCACGCTCACGGTGAACGTCGTCGGCTCGGCGATCCTCGGCGCGCTGACCGGCTGGGCACTGCACGGCGGGCAGCCGGACACCGTCCGCGCACTGCTGGCCGTCGGTTTCTGCGGCGGGCTCACGACGTTCTCGACGTTCGGGTACGAAACCCTGCTGCTGTTCACCGGAAAGCGGCGAGCACGCGCCGTGCTGTACGTCGGCGTCACGATGGCCGCCGGGATCGGCGCCGCGGCGATCGGGCTCCTGATCGCGTCCGCGATCTGGCGCTGA
- a CDS encoding cupin domain-containing protein produces MPETPTLADLVAPLGVSQFFQDVQGETYRRFEGRAGRFADLLPWPALNAILRQHRLEFPRLRLALDGTPVPMESYTDLVPTRRSGTVPRLQAAPFTEHLRGGATMVLDAIQELSDPIGDLARSLEHDLRESVQVNLYAGWGVTHGFDVHWDDHDAFIIQVAGRKRWRMHGPTRPAPLHRDVEQPERPGEPIDDFVLEDGDVLYVPRGHWHDVTAVGEMSLHLTLGFSPATGIDLVSWLADKLRASTAFRQDLPRFGTAEERAARAAALRAELEAALTTDVVDRFLAERDSAAPAHPRVGLPWAATPGLLPDGDETEVRFLVPRAVLEEGDGRVTLLADGKRFVFASAATPLLKALLDGSPQAVKRLAELSELDRGTVRAFLGELTTQGLLSIG; encoded by the coding sequence GTGCCCGAAACGCCGACGCTGGCTGACCTCGTGGCTCCGCTCGGGGTCAGCCAGTTCTTCCAAGACGTCCAGGGCGAGACCTACCGCCGTTTCGAAGGCCGCGCGGGCCGGTTCGCCGACCTGCTGCCGTGGCCGGCGCTGAACGCGATCCTCCGGCAGCACCGCCTGGAGTTCCCGCGGCTGCGCCTCGCGCTCGATGGCACCCCGGTGCCCATGGAGAGCTACACCGATCTCGTCCCCACCCGCCGCAGTGGCACCGTCCCCCGCCTGCAGGCCGCTCCCTTCACGGAGCATCTCCGCGGCGGCGCGACGATGGTGCTCGACGCCATCCAGGAACTCAGCGACCCGATCGGCGATCTCGCCAGAAGCCTCGAACACGACCTCCGCGAGAGCGTCCAGGTCAACCTGTACGCCGGCTGGGGCGTGACCCACGGTTTCGACGTGCACTGGGACGACCACGACGCGTTCATCATCCAGGTCGCCGGCCGCAAACGCTGGCGGATGCACGGCCCGACCAGGCCCGCCCCGCTGCATCGCGACGTCGAACAGCCCGAGCGGCCGGGGGAGCCGATCGACGACTTCGTCCTCGAAGACGGCGACGTCCTCTACGTCCCGCGCGGGCACTGGCACGACGTCACCGCGGTGGGGGAGATGTCGCTGCATCTCACGCTCGGCTTCAGCCCGGCGACGGGGATCGACCTCGTCTCGTGGCTCGCCGACAAGCTGCGGGCGAGCACCGCGTTCCGGCAGGACCTCCCGCGGTTCGGGACGGCCGAGGAGCGTGCGGCCCGCGCCGCGGCCCTGCGCGCGGAACTGGAAGCCGCGCTGACCACCGACGTCGTCGACAGATTCCTCGCCGAACGCGACTCGGCGGCACCTGCGCATCCGCGTGTCGGCCTGCCCTGGGCGGCGACCCCCGGCCTGCTGCCGGACGGCGACGAGACCGAGGTCCGGTTCCTCGTCCCGAGGGCGGTGCTCGAAGAAGGTGACGGCCGGGTGACCCTGCTCGCGGACGGGAAACGGTTCGTCTTCGCGAGCGCCGCGACCCCGCTGCTGAAGGCGCTGCTCGACGGCTCGCCGCAGGCGGTCAAGCGACTCGCCGAGCTGTCCGAACTCGATCGGGGGACGGTGCGGGCCTTCCTCGGCGAGCTCACCACGCAGGGATTGCTCTCGATCGGCTGA
- a CDS encoding MarR family winged helix-turn-helix transcriptional regulator — MTTAEDLGFATALVRLSHLVQRAFIDVGRSHDLTPQQAQLLCVLAQGETGVGMTDLGKMLNLEKSSVTGLVDRVQRRALVERVADSGDRRALKITLTEEGLRLANAAHEGVVEKLEEMAADLPAEQREAIAAAAWRMAPED; from the coding sequence ATGACCACGGCCGAAGACCTCGGATTCGCGACCGCGCTGGTGCGGCTTTCGCATCTCGTGCAGCGGGCTTTCATCGACGTCGGCCGGTCTCACGACCTCACGCCGCAGCAGGCGCAGCTGCTCTGCGTGCTGGCACAGGGGGAGACGGGGGTCGGGATGACCGACCTCGGCAAGATGCTGAATCTCGAGAAGTCCAGCGTCACCGGTCTGGTGGACCGCGTGCAGCGGCGCGCGCTCGTCGAGCGGGTCGCGGATTCCGGCGACCGCCGCGCGCTGAAGATCACGCTGACCGAAGAAGGGCTCCGGCTCGCGAACGCCGCCCACGAAGGCGTCGTCGAGAAGCTGGAGGAGATGGCCGCCGACCTCCCGGCCGAGCAGCGCGAGGCGATCGCCGCGGCCGCGTGGCGGATGGCGCCCGAAGACTGA
- the merB gene encoding organomercurial lyase → MTTRTDRTAAVRIAWAATKLTRAGRHPIAIGRLAATVGMDPAEAHRLMDLMGFVIRDGLVVMDRGSRPAGRAGSDRYRVDLFLLAVATGEPVHADAVCPATGARVRVHFTRERVLSVDPPHAVVAASRLSGIDLALGQDYVEALVCTEFFASQEAASGWLLENIDGRVLSVPGYLAHTRRMVAALEAWPTI, encoded by the coding sequence TTGACCACCCGTACTGATCGCACCGCCGCTGTCCGCATCGCCTGGGCCGCGACCAAGCTGACCAGAGCGGGCAGACACCCCATCGCCATCGGAAGACTCGCCGCCACCGTCGGCATGGACCCGGCCGAAGCCCACCGTTTGATGGACCTGATGGGCTTCGTCATCCGCGACGGGCTGGTCGTGATGGACCGGGGTTCGCGCCCGGCCGGACGGGCGGGCTCCGACCGGTACCGGGTCGACCTGTTCCTCCTGGCCGTCGCCACCGGTGAACCCGTGCACGCGGACGCGGTCTGCCCGGCGACCGGAGCGCGCGTCCGTGTCCACTTCACCCGCGAGAGGGTCTTGAGCGTCGACCCGCCGCACGCCGTGGTCGCCGCGTCACGTCTGTCCGGGATCGACCTCGCCCTCGGCCAGGACTACGTCGAGGCGCTGGTCTGCACGGAGTTCTTCGCGTCGCAGGAGGCGGCCTCGGGCTGGCTGCTGGAGAACATCGACGGCCGGGTCCTGTCCGTGCCCGGCTATCTGGCGCATACGCGGCGGATGGTCGCCGCGCTGGAGGCCTGGCCGACGATCTGA